One part of the Lotus japonicus ecotype B-129 chromosome 2, LjGifu_v1.2 genome encodes these proteins:
- the LOC130736134 gene encoding uncharacterized protein LOC130736134, with the protein MGWKHGVDIEGNARKVKCNYCPKIVSGGIFRFKHHLAGSSEDSEPCVGVPEDVRLVMQDFVDNAKAAKDKKRKLTQYGGDVEGEGEDVQTESSQRKGNGILKFTTNVKNGGGVQATMNQIVKKNYKEQVDLQVAKFFYTSAIPFNAIRNPEFMKMLDMVARYGIGYKHPSFHDIRVPLLKRAVKETHNMLDEFKQDWKKNGCTIMSDGWTDMKRRSICNFLVNSPMGTVFLYSLDTSDISKTTDKVFKMLDDVVEHVGEENVVQVVTDNAANYKAAGQKLMEKRKNLYWTPCAAHCIDLILEDFEKKLKVHESTIKKGRKITTFIYSRTMLIPLLKHFTKDRELIRPGATRFATSYLTLGCLNELKVALMTMFGSEEWKATKVSTSSDGKKVQSMVLDSRLWNNITICLKAAIPLMSVLRLVDSDENPAMGFLYAEMHAAKEKIKSNFNSVQRSYEPVWKIIDERWENQLHKPLHAAAYYLNPRFHYDDAFVKDLETKQGLFACVDRMTSDPLVRHKIHNQIPLFQKSHSLFGDANAKSSRKTMAPADWWSMYGDGCPELKNFAIRILSLTCSSSGCERNWSAFEMVHTKRRNRLHQQRMNDLVYVMYNNKLRSRQVRRKVVLPFDDIESDDEWITEDVEEIDEQSLVGDNDIVGENQVTKEPTLEGDPEHLIFDPILDEPLSSGAEFDDDDHDSGGDE; encoded by the exons ATGGGGTGGAAACATGGGGTTGATATTGAGGGCAATGCTCGAAAAGTTAAATGCAATTATTGCCCAAAAATTGTCAGTGGAGGAATATTCAGATTTAAGCATCATCTTGCTGGATCAAGCGAAGATTCAGAACCTTGTGTCGGTGTGCCTGAAGATGTTAGACTAGTTATGCAGGATTTTGTGGACAATGCTAAAGCTGCAAAAGataaaaaaaggaaattgaCTCAGTATGGAGGTGATGTTGAGGGGGAGGGTGAGGATGTACAAACGGAAAGCTCTCAAAGAAAAGGGAATGGCATTTTAAAGTTTACTACAAATGTAAAAAATGGTGGTGGGGTTCAAGCAACAATGAATCAAATAGTAAAGAAGAACTACAAGGAGCAAGTTGATCTACAAGTTGCAAAGTTTTTCTACACAAGTGCTATTCCCTTCAATGCTATAAGAAATCCAGAATTTATGAAGATGTTGGACATGGTTGCTAGATATGGGATTGGTTATAAGCATCCTTCCTTTCATGACATTAGAGTGCCTCTCTTGAAGCGAGCAGTCAAGGAAACACATAACATGCTTGATGAGTTTAAGCAGGATTGGAAGAAAAATGGTTGTACAATCATGTCGGATGGATGGACTGATATGAAAAGGCGTTCCATTTGTAATTTTCTGGTGAACAGCCCTATGGGGACTGTTTTTCTATATTCATTGGACACTTCTGATATTTCTAAAACAACAGACAAGGTTTTCAAGATGCTAGATGATGTTGTGGAGCATGTTGGAGAGGAGAATGTAGTGCAAGTAGTCACAGATAATGCTGCAAATTACAAAGCTGCTGGGCAAAAGCTtatggagaaaagaaagaacttgTATTGGACTCCGTGTGCTGCTCATTGCATTGATTTGATCTTGGAGGATTTTGAGAAGAAGCTAAAGGTGCATGAATCAACTATAAAAAAAGGAAGGAAGATCACCACATTCATATACTCTAGAACAATGCTCATTCCCTTGTTGAAACATTTTACTAAAGACAGAGAGTTAATTAGGCCGGGTGCCACTCGATTCGCCACATCATATTTGACTTTGGGATGCCTAAATGAGCTTAAAGTTGCATTGATGACTATGTTTGGCTCAGAAGAATGGAAAGCAACCAAGGTTTCTACCTCATCAGATGGGAAAAAAGTGCAAAGCATGGTTTTGGATAGTCGTCTATGGAATAATATAACCATATGTCTCAAGGCTGCCATTCCTCTTATGTCTGTCCTTCGCTTGGTGGATTCGGATGAGAACCCCGCCATGGGTTTTTTATATGCTGAGATGCATGCGGCCAAGGAGAAGATAAAAAGCAATTTCAATTCTGTCCAAAGAAG TTATGAGCCTGTGTGGAAGATTATTGATGAAAGGTGGGAAAACCAACTCCATAAGCCATTACATGCAGCTGCTTATTACCTCAATCCCCGATTTCACTATGATGATGCTTTTGTAAAGGACCTTGAGACCAAGCAAGGGTTATTTGCTTGTGTGGATAGGATGACAAGTGACCCCTTGGTGAGGCATAAGATTCATAATCAGATTCCTTTGTTTCAGAAATCTCATTCTTTGTTTGGTGATGCTAATGCCAAGAGTAGTAGGAAGACTATGGCTCCTGCAGATTGGTGGAGCATGTATGGTGATGGATGCCCAGAACTGAAGAACTTTGCTATCCGTATTCTTAGCTTGACTTGTAGCTCTTCTGGATGTGAGCGTAATTGGAGTGCATTTGAAatg GTTCACACAAAGAGAAGGAATCGTTTGCATCAGCAAAGGATGAATGACTTGGTCTATGTGATGTACAACAACAAGTTAAGATCTAGACAAGTTAGAAGAAAAGTTGTCCTTCCTTTTGATGATATAGAATCTGATGACGAATGGATAACTGAAGATGTGGAAGAGATTGATGAACAATCTCTTGTTGGGGATAATGACATTGTTGGTGAGAATCAAGTCACAAAAGAGCCTACTCTTGAAGGGGACCCCGAGCATTTGATCTttgatcctatacttgatgagCCTCTCTCATCGGGAGCAgaatttgatgatgatgatcatgaTAGTGGTGGTGATGAATGA